In Croceicoccus sp. Ery15, a genomic segment contains:
- the rimM gene encoding ribosome maturation factor RimM (Essential for efficient processing of 16S rRNA) — translation MTADRIVLAAITGAHGVNGEIRLKLFGEGVESLSRFRAFTLLREASGESREVSAKKLRDDGKGGAILKLAGIDNRNGAEALRGMVLTVAREELPPLEEGEYYHADLLGLPAVSDNGEALGTVIAVDNYGAGDVIEIECPAAEGEKPKRFMVPMRPEAVPEWDAARIVISADFAE, via the coding sequence ATGACTGCCGATCGTATCGTGCTCGCTGCTATTACCGGCGCGCATGGGGTGAATGGCGAGATCCGGCTGAAACTGTTCGGGGAAGGCGTGGAATCGCTATCGCGGTTCCGCGCCTTCACGCTTTTGCGCGAGGCGTCTGGTGAGAGCCGCGAGGTCAGCGCGAAGAAACTGCGCGATGACGGCAAGGGCGGGGCGATCCTGAAACTGGCCGGCATCGACAATCGCAACGGGGCCGAGGCGCTGCGCGGCATGGTGCTGACCGTTGCGCGCGAAGAACTGCCGCCCTTGGAAGAGGGCGAATATTACCACGCCGACCTGCTGGGCCTGCCTGCCGTGTCCGACAATGGCGAAGCGCTGGGCACGGTGATCGCCGTCGACAATTACGGCGCAGGCGACGTCATCGAAATCGAATGCCCCGCGGCGGAAGGCGAGAAGCCCAAACGCTTCATGGTGCCGATGCGGCCCGAAGCGGTGCCCGAATGGGATGCGGCGCGGATTGTGATTTCGGCGGATTTTGCCGAGTAA
- the rpsP gene encoding 30S ribosomal protein S16, whose protein sequence is MAIAIRLSRGGAKKRPYYRVVVADSRAPRDGKYLEQVGTYNPVLPKDSEDRVKLIEDRVRYWLGVGAQPTDRVARFLDAAGILERAARNNPKKAEPGEKAKERAEEKAEKAREAEEAKKAAEEEASKPAEAPAEEAAAEAPAEEAPAEEAATEE, encoded by the coding sequence ATGGCAATTGCAATCCGTCTGTCGCGCGGTGGCGCGAAAAAGCGTCCTTATTACCGCGTCGTCGTGGCCGACAGCCGCGCACCCCGCGACGGTAAGTATCTGGAGCAGGTCGGCACCTATAACCCCGTCCTCCCCAAGGATTCGGAAGACCGCGTCAAGCTGATCGAAGACCGCGTGCGTTACTGGCTGGGCGTCGGCGCGCAGCCGACCGACCGCGTTGCCCGCTTCCTCGATGCTGCCGGCATTCTTGAGCGTGCGGCCCGCAACAACCCGAAGAAGGCCGAACCGGGCGAAAAGGCCAAGGAACGCGCCGAGGAAAAGGCCGAGAAGGCCCGCGAAGCCGAGGAAGCCAAGAAGGCTGCCGAGGAAGAAGCCAGCAAGCCCGCAGAAGCACCGGCTGAAGAGGCTGCTGCCGAAGCTCCGGCCGAAGAAGCGCCTGCTGAAGAAGCAGCGACCGAAGAGTAA
- the ffh gene encoding signal recognition particle protein, producing MFDALSDRLGNVFDSLRGRGALKEDDVRTAMREVRIALLEADVALPVVRRFIDTVTDRAIGQEVLRSVTPGQQVVKIVNDALVEMLGGDPEQGGSPEAAKLDLDAKPPVVIMMVGLQGSGKTTSTAKIARRLKETEGKKVMMASLDVNRPAAQDQLAVLGEQAGVATLPIIAGQQPVEIATRAISAARLQSFDVLMLDTAGRLHVDEALMAEMKAVAAVSTPREVLLVVDSLTGQDAVNVAQSFTGEVPLTGVVLTRMDGDARGGAALSMRAVTGKPIKFAGTGEKLDAIEVFHPSRVANRILGMGDIVSMVEKAATAVKEEDAERLAKRMAKGEFDMNDLRMQLQQMSNMGGIGAIAGMLPGMKKAKAAMAQSGMDDKVLLHMDAIIGSMTPKEREKPQLLNARRKKRIAAGSGTQVQDVNKLLKMHQEMAKAMKQIKKMGGLKGLGQLFGKGGLGAAMPGLGGGGGMGGGMPGLPGGGDIPPELQNLLKKK from the coding sequence ATGTTTGATGCACTGTCCGACCGGCTCGGCAATGTATTCGATTCGCTGCGCGGTCGCGGCGCGCTGAAGGAAGACGACGTCCGCACCGCCATGCGCGAAGTGCGGATCGCTCTGCTTGAGGCCGATGTCGCGCTTCCCGTGGTGCGCCGCTTTATCGATACGGTTACCGACCGCGCGATCGGGCAGGAAGTGCTCCGCTCGGTCACGCCGGGGCAGCAGGTCGTCAAGATCGTCAATGACGCGCTGGTCGAAATGCTGGGCGGCGATCCCGAACAGGGCGGCAGCCCCGAAGCGGCGAAACTGGATCTGGATGCCAAACCGCCGGTCGTGATCATGATGGTCGGCCTGCAGGGTTCGGGCAAGACCACCAGCACCGCCAAGATCGCCCGCCGCCTGAAAGAGACCGAGGGCAAGAAGGTCATGATGGCCTCGCTCGACGTCAATCGTCCGGCGGCGCAGGACCAGCTGGCCGTTCTGGGCGAGCAGGCGGGCGTGGCGACGCTGCCGATCATCGCGGGGCAACAGCCGGTGGAAATCGCAACCCGCGCGATTTCGGCGGCGAGATTGCAAAGCTTCGACGTGCTGATGCTCGACACCGCGGGCCGCCTGCATGTCGACGAAGCGCTGATGGCCGAGATGAAGGCGGTCGCCGCCGTATCGACCCCGCGCGAAGTGCTGCTGGTCGTCGACTCGCTGACGGGTCAGGACGCGGTGAACGTCGCCCAGTCCTTTACCGGAGAGGTTCCGCTGACCGGCGTGGTGCTGACCCGCATGGACGGCGATGCGCGCGGCGGCGCGGCGCTGTCGATGCGCGCGGTTACCGGCAAGCCGATCAAGTTCGCGGGCACCGGCGAAAAGCTGGACGCGATCGAGGTGTTCCACCCCTCGCGCGTGGCCAATCGCATCCTTGGCATGGGCGATATCGTGTCGATGGTCGAAAAGGCCGCGACCGCCGTCAAGGAAGAAGACGCCGAACGCCTTGCCAAGCGCATGGCCAAGGGCGAATTCGACATGAACGATCTGCGCATGCAATTGCAGCAGATGTCGAACATGGGCGGTATCGGCGCGATCGCGGGCATGCTGCCGGGCATGAAAAAGGCCAAGGCGGCGATGGCGCAGTCGGGCATGGACGACAAGGTGCTGCTGCACATGGACGCGATCATCGGGTCGATGACGCCCAAAGAGCGCGAGAAGCCGCAACTGCTGAACGCCAGGCGCAAGAAACGCATCGCGGCCGGTTCGGGCACGCAGGTGCAGGACGTGAACAAGCTTCTGAAAATGCATCAGGAAATGGCGAAAGCCATGAAGCAGATCAAGAAGATGGGCGGGCTGAAGGGCCTTGGCCAGCTGTTCGGAAAAGGCGGTCTGGGTGCCGCCATGCCGGGCCTTGGTGGCGGCGGCGGAATGGGGGGCGGCATGCCGGGCCTTCCGGGCGGCGGCGATATCCCGCCCGAGCTGCAGAACCTGCTGAAAAAGAAATGA